The following are from one region of the Paenibacillus protaetiae genome:
- a CDS encoding ABC transporter ATP-binding protein, producing MAALNSQDQPAKKMNQYYEVLKQYLFPWKKTLIALTALLLASTLLQLVSPQIIRYFIDTAGSGATMEPLYYAAGLFIGFALLQQLVSVIATYVSENLAWLTTNRLRGDLAEHCLKLDMTFHKSNTSGSIIERVDGDVNALANFFSSFIINLAGNLLLLAGIIVLLFREHVWIGAGMLLFVLFAVFVIQWIRKFTVSAWAKWRQSNAEFYGFIGEHLEGTEDTRANGATGFVMNRFYGLLRRMLPLRRNAFFGFAAMWMTTIVVFALGNAVAFVISAYLWHKGSISIGTVYLIFYYTELMGKPIEKIRTQIEDLQKADASLLRIRSLLAMRSKVEDGPGALLPDGALSVEFRDLSFGYDDKPTLERLDIRLEPGEVAGLLGRTGSGKTTIARLLLRFYDPQQGGILLGGVDIRECTLHELRSKVALVTQNIEILQGTIRDNLTFYNESIADEAIMEVLEELGLSGWLASQPEGLDTRLASGGGGLSAGEAQLLAFARVFLTDPGLVILDEASSRLDPLTEHHVEKAMDKLLAGRTCIIIAHRLATVQRADRIIILEQGEVVENGARGKLAADSGSRFSRMLAVGLEEVLA from the coding sequence ATGGCCGCGTTAAACAGCCAAGATCAGCCTGCCAAAAAAATGAATCAGTATTACGAAGTGTTAAAGCAGTATTTATTTCCGTGGAAAAAAACATTAATCGCCTTAACGGCTTTATTATTGGCGTCCACGCTGCTCCAGCTCGTCAGTCCGCAAATCATCCGCTATTTTATTGATACCGCCGGCTCCGGCGCAACGATGGAGCCGCTTTATTATGCCGCAGGGTTATTTATCGGCTTTGCGCTTTTGCAGCAGCTCGTATCCGTTATCGCAACGTATGTCAGCGAAAATCTGGCTTGGCTGACAACTAACCGGCTTCGCGGCGACCTGGCCGAGCATTGCCTGAAGCTCGACATGACATTCCACAAGTCCAATACATCCGGCTCTATTATTGAACGGGTAGACGGGGATGTGAACGCGCTCGCCAATTTTTTCTCCAGCTTTATCATTAATTTGGCAGGCAACCTGCTGCTGCTGGCGGGCATTATCGTCTTGCTGTTCCGCGAGCATGTATGGATTGGAGCGGGCATGCTGCTGTTTGTCCTGTTCGCCGTATTTGTCATTCAATGGATCCGCAAATTTACGGTGTCCGCATGGGCCAAATGGCGCCAGTCAAACGCCGAGTTTTACGGCTTTATCGGCGAGCATTTGGAAGGAACGGAAGATACCCGCGCCAACGGGGCGACCGGCTTTGTCATGAACCGTTTTTACGGGCTGCTGCGGCGGATGCTGCCGCTCCGCCGCAACGCTTTTTTTGGCTTTGCCGCGATGTGGATGACGACCATTGTGGTGTTTGCGCTTGGCAATGCGGTTGCTTTTGTCATCAGCGCTTATTTGTGGCATAAAGGCAGCATTTCAATCGGCACCGTATATCTCATTTTTTATTACACGGAGCTGATGGGCAAGCCAATTGAAAAAATCCGCACCCAAATTGAAGATTTACAGAAGGCCGACGCCAGCCTGCTTCGCATCCGCAGCCTGCTGGCCATGCGTTCCAAGGTCGAGGACGGACCGGGAGCCTTGCTGCCGGACGGCGCGCTTAGCGTCGAGTTCCGCGATCTGTCGTTTGGTTACGACGACAAGCCGACGCTGGAGCGGCTGGACATCCGGCTGGAGCCGGGAGAAGTGGCAGGTCTGCTGGGCCGGACCGGCAGCGGCAAAACGACAATCGCCCGGCTGCTGCTCCGGTTTTACGACCCGCAGCAGGGCGGTATCTTGCTTGGCGGCGTTGACATTCGGGAATGTACGCTGCATGAGCTGAGAAGCAAGGTTGCGCTTGTGACGCAAAATATTGAAATTCTGCAGGGCACGATCCGCGATAATTTGACGTTCTATAATGAGAGCATTGCAGACGAAGCGATTATGGAGGTGCTGGAGGAGCTGGGCTTAAGCGGCTGGCTTGCTTCGCAGCCGGAAGGGCTGGATACACGGCTCGCTTCCGGGGGCGGCGGACTGTCTGCCGGGGAAGCGCAGCTGTTGGCGTTTGCGCGTGTCTTTTTGACCGATCCCGGCCTTGTCATTCTCGATGAAGCTTCCTCGCGCCTGGATCCGCTGACCGAGCATCATGTGGAGAAGGCGATGGACAAGCTGCTGGCCGGCCGGACATGCATCATTATCGCCCACCGGCTTGCTACCGTACAACGGGCGGACCGGATTATAATTCTCGAGCAGGGCGAAGTGGTGGAGAACGGCGCCAGAGGGAAGCTGGCCGCCGATTCCGGCTCGCGGTTCAGCCGTATGCTGGCCGTTGGTCTTGAGGAGGTGCTTGCGTAA
- a CDS encoding ABC transporter ATP-binding protein, giving the protein MNVYAYFWRLLRSRPVWYTCNAMAWTVIYLMPIFPGLITKAFFDSLTLDSAAAYGTWALVALLIGAALARCASIFIGFVTDVHFRFRVGMLVRRNLLEHILKEPGARAIPCSPGEAISHFRDDVDQTEETVSWSVDAFGMLTFAAVSSVILIGIDAQMTLFVFLPLVIIVIGAQLATSRLQKYRAASRESTAAVTGAISEMFGSVQAIQVAGAEERVIGRFRQLNDARRQTMLKDKLMSELLNSVFSNTVNLGTGLILLLAGHKMRGGSFTIGDFSLFIYYLTFVTQFISNFGTFLTHFKQMTVSFRRLAGILQGSPATVLSARNPLYLDRRERQAAERQEHANGVEPRGKKAGESANGTPFEPLKLLEADGLTYRYPDTGRGIEDIRLSLRKGSFTVVTGPIGSGKTTLVRTLLGLLPHDAGEVRWNGRPVADPGNFFTPPRSAYTAQVPRLYSDTLKDNILLGHDDQGGRLERALHTAVLDADIERLQQGLETVIGPRGVKLSGGQAQRTAASRMLVRDSELYVFDDLSSALDVETERLLWERMFRERGDAACLVVTHRKAVLARADHIIVLKDGGIEAEGTSETLLAESDSFRKLWYGDES; this is encoded by the coding sequence ATGAACGTATACGCTTATTTTTGGCGGCTGCTCCGCTCGCGGCCGGTCTGGTACACATGCAACGCCATGGCCTGGACGGTTATTTATTTAATGCCGATCTTCCCCGGGTTAATTACAAAAGCTTTTTTTGATTCGCTTACGCTGGACTCAGCTGCGGCATACGGCACATGGGCGCTTGTCGCTTTGCTTATTGGAGCGGCGCTTGCCCGCTGCGCGAGCATCTTTATCGGTTTTGTCACCGATGTGCATTTCCGCTTCCGGGTGGGCATGCTGGTGCGGCGCAACCTGCTGGAGCATATTCTGAAGGAGCCCGGCGCCCGCGCCATTCCTTGCAGCCCGGGCGAAGCGATCAGCCATTTCCGCGATGATGTTGATCAGACGGAGGAGACGGTCAGCTGGTCGGTGGATGCGTTCGGGATGTTAACCTTTGCCGCCGTATCCAGCGTAATTCTGATCGGCATCGACGCGCAGATGACGCTGTTTGTGTTCCTGCCGCTGGTCATCATTGTAATCGGGGCGCAGCTGGCGACAAGCCGCCTGCAAAAATACCGCGCAGCCAGCCGTGAATCGACGGCGGCAGTTACCGGAGCGATCAGCGAAATGTTCGGCAGCGTGCAGGCGATTCAAGTCGCGGGCGCCGAGGAGCGGGTGATCGGGCGCTTCCGGCAGCTGAACGACGCCCGCCGCCAAACGATGCTGAAGGACAAGCTCATGTCCGAGCTGCTGAACTCTGTATTTTCCAACACGGTCAATTTAGGGACGGGGCTGATCCTGCTGCTGGCAGGCCACAAAATGCGCGGCGGAAGCTTTACGATCGGCGACTTCTCGCTGTTTATTTATTACTTGACGTTTGTGACGCAGTTTATTTCGAATTTCGGCACGTTCCTGACCCATTTCAAGCAAATGACGGTTTCGTTCCGGCGTCTGGCCGGCATTCTGCAAGGAAGCCCCGCGACAGTGCTGTCGGCGCGGAATCCGCTTTATTTGGACCGCAGGGAACGGCAGGCTGCGGAGCGGCAGGAGCACGCGAACGGTGTAGAGCCGCGCGGGAAGAAGGCGGGGGAGAGCGCAAACGGCACACCGTTTGAACCCTTGAAGCTGCTCGAGGCGGACGGTTTAACGTACCGCTATCCGGATACGGGCAGGGGGATCGAGGATATCCGCCTAAGCTTGCGCAAAGGCTCCTTTACCGTTGTAACGGGGCCAATCGGCTCCGGCAAAACAACGCTTGTGCGCACGCTGCTTGGCCTGCTGCCGCATGATGCGGGGGAGGTCCGCTGGAACGGCAGGCCGGTTGCCGATCCGGGCAATTTCTTTACGCCGCCGCGCAGCGCTTATACGGCGCAGGTGCCTCGGCTGTACAGCGATACGCTGAAGGACAATATTTTGCTGGGGCATGATGATCAAGGAGGGCGGCTGGAGCGGGCGCTCCATACGGCAGTGCTGGATGCCGACATCGAGCGGCTGCAGCAAGGGCTGGAGACGGTGATTGGGCCGCGCGGCGTCAAGCTGTCCGGCGGTCAGGCGCAGCGCACGGCTGCTTCCCGTATGCTCGTGCGCGACAGCGAGCTGTACGTGTTCGACGATTTGTCGAGCGCGCTGGACGTCGAGACGGAGCGGCTGCTGTGGGAGCGCATGTTCCGGGAGCGGGGCGATGCGGCATGCCTGGTCGTGACCCACCGGAAGGCGGTGCTGGCGCGCGCCGATCATATTATTGTGCTGAAGGACGGCGGCATCGAAGCCGAAGGCACGTCCGAGACGCTGCTTGCCGAAAGCGACAGCTTCCGCAAGCTGTGGTACGGGGACGAGAGCTAG
- a CDS encoding MgtC/SapB family protein encodes MQYEYLLRLLIAGICGAVIGYERKSRKKEAGIRTHFIVSLGASLMMMISKYGFMDQLGWGGLSLDPSRVAAQVVSGVGFLGAGMIFMQKQTVRGLTTAAGIWATAGVGMAIGAGMYTVGISAAIVVLAGQAILHKPFRWLRTDKNEQLTIRLANDHGSIDAILNWLKAKDVAILSFHAEAGLQEHSELALELFVRLPAASDPGRLLDMLQEVPCVKSVEMQ; translated from the coding sequence ATGCAATACGAATATTTGCTTCGGCTTCTGATTGCCGGCATATGCGGGGCCGTTATCGGATATGAACGCAAAAGCCGTAAAAAAGAAGCCGGCATCCGGACGCATTTTATCGTTTCGCTTGGTGCTTCGTTAATGATGATGATTTCGAAATACGGCTTTATGGACCAGCTTGGCTGGGGTGGGCTTTCGCTGGACCCTTCCCGGGTAGCGGCTCAGGTTGTAAGCGGGGTCGGCTTTCTTGGCGCAGGCATGATCTTTATGCAAAAGCAGACGGTTCGCGGGCTGACGACCGCTGCAGGCATATGGGCGACGGCCGGCGTCGGCATGGCAATCGGGGCGGGCATGTATACGGTGGGCATCAGCGCTGCCATCGTTGTGCTTGCGGGGCAGGCGATCCTGCATAAGCCGTTCCGCTGGCTTCGCACCGACAAAAACGAGCAGCTGACGATCCGCCTCGCCAACGATCACGGATCTATTGATGCTATCTTAAACTGGCTGAAAGCCAAAGATGTCGCCATCTTGAGCTTCCATGCCGAAGCCGGGCTGCAGGAGCATTCCGAACTGGCGCTCGAGCTGTTCGTCCGTTTGCCTGCGGCAAGCGACCCCGGCCGGCTGCTCGACATGCTCCAGGAAGTCCCTTGCGTCAAATCGGTGGAAATGCAATAA
- a CDS encoding LysR family transcriptional regulator substrate-binding protein → MRKLEEELGIKLFHKLARSLYPTDNAADLLPYARRIVSLMEEAGAMAKDRRDRGEGRLKLGASYTPATYLLPPYIAEFGGLFPRTRIQLAVKKADNLLHMLRKYEIDAAVISLPADDLEGFVMENLMEDEHKLLLSPSHPLAQHAELTLASLQPQTFLLHEAGSTSRKLTDEWADSFGLEWESFMELGAIETIKEAVKCNIGIGVLPKRSVLREAAAGELVMRDLPQHENRRHICLVYPPGGANIKAGEGVYRVFNS, encoded by the coding sequence TTGCGCAAGCTGGAGGAGGAGCTGGGCATCAAGCTGTTCCATAAGCTGGCGCGCAGCTTGTACCCGACCGACAATGCAGCGGATCTGCTTCCGTATGCCAGAAGGATTGTGTCGCTGATGGAGGAAGCCGGGGCGATGGCCAAGGACCGACGGGACCGCGGCGAAGGCAGGCTGAAGCTGGGAGCAAGCTATACGCCGGCTACTTATTTGCTGCCGCCTTATATTGCGGAATTTGGCGGGTTGTTTCCGCGTACGCGCATTCAGCTCGCTGTCAAAAAAGCGGATAATTTGCTGCACATGCTCCGCAAATATGAAATTGATGCCGCCGTCATTTCGCTGCCGGCGGACGATCTGGAAGGGTTTGTAATGGAGAATCTGATGGAGGATGAGCATAAGCTGCTCCTGTCTCCGTCCCATCCGCTGGCGCAGCATGCCGAACTTACGCTTGCCAGTCTGCAGCCGCAAACGTTCCTGCTGCATGAAGCCGGTTCAACATCACGCAAGCTGACCGACGAATGGGCGGACAGTTTCGGGCTGGAATGGGAGTCGTTTATGGAGCTGGGCGCTATCGAAACAATTAAAGAGGCGGTCAAATGCAACATTGGCATTGGCGTCTTGCCAAAGCGGAGCGTCCTGCGGGAAGCGGCGGCGGGCGAGCTTGTTATGCGCGATCTTCCGCAGCATGAGAACCGGCGCCATATTTGCTTGGTTTACCCGCCGGGAGGAGCAAATATCAAGGCAGGTGAGGGCGTTTATCGAGTTTTTAATTCATAA